The following are encoded in a window of Lampris incognitus isolate fLamInc1 chromosome 15, fLamInc1.hap2, whole genome shotgun sequence genomic DNA:
- the ccn2a gene encoding CCN family member 2a, protein MSAGMNKAFLLPFLCMMLSYLAAGQECTGQCTCPSTPPQCPPGVSLVLDSCGCCRVCAKQMGELCTERDVCDPHKGLHCDFGAPANRRIGVCTAKDRATCVFGGMVYKSGETFQSSCKYQCTCLDGAVGCVPLCSMDIRLPSPDCPMPRRVKVPGKCCEEWVCDSPYTHSFMGSALAAYREEETFGPDPSMMRENCLVQTTEWSACSKTCGLGISTRVTNDNRECRLEKQTRLCMVRPCESHLEQSIRKGKKCIRTPRVSKPMKFEISGCTTTKSYRPKFCGVCLDGRCCTPHRTTTLPMEFKCPDGQVMKKHMMFIKSCACHHNCPGENDIFESIYYKKMMGDMA, encoded by the exons ATGTCTGCTGGAATGAACAAAGCTTTTTTGCTGCCTTTCTTGTGCATGATGCTCTCCTACCTG GCTGCGGGTCAGGAGTGCACTGGCCAGTGTACTTGCCCATCGACACCCCCCCAGTGCCCCCCAGGCGTTAGCCTAGTGTTGGATAGCTGTGGCTGCTGCAGGGTGTGTGCCAAGCAGATGGGGGAACTCTGCACCGAGAGAGACGTCTGCGACCCACACAAAGGCCTCCACTGTGACTTTGGAGCTCCTGCTAACAGGCGGATAGGAGTCTGCACAG CCAAAGACCGTGCCACCTGTGTGTTTGGAGGCATGGTGTATAAGAGTGGAGAGACTTTCCAGAGCAGCTGCAAGTACCAGTGTACCTGTCTGGATGGGGCTGTGGGCTGCGTCCCTCTGTGTTCCATGGACATCCGGCTGCCCAGCCCCGACTGCCCCATGCCAAGACGCGTCAAGGTGCCAGGGAAGTGCTGTGAGGAGTGGGTGTGTGATTCTCCCTACACACACAGCTTCATGGGCTCTGCCTTGGCTG CctacagagaggaagagacattTGGCCCAGACCCTTCCATGATGAGAGAGAACTGCCTGGTTCAGACTACCGAATGGAGCGCCTGCTCGAAGACTTGTGGCCTTGGGATCTCCACCAGAGTCACCAACGATAACCGTGAATGCCGCCTGGAAAAACAGACCCGCCTGTGCATGGTCAGACCCTGTGaatctcacctggagcagagtaTCAGG AAGGGGAAAAAGTGCATCCGCACCCCCAGAGTGTCCAAGCCCATGAAGTTCGAGATCTCTGGCTGCACCACCACCAAATCCTACAGGCCCAAGTTCTGTGGCGTTTGCTTGGATGGCCGCTGCTGCACTCCCCACAGAACCACCACCTTGCCCATGGAGTTCAAATGCCCCGATGGACAGGTGATGAAGAAACACATGATGTTCATCAAGTCCTGCGCCTGCCACCACAACTGCCCTGGGGAGAACGACATCTTCGAGTCCATATATTACAAGAAGATGATGGGAGACATGGCGTGA